The following are from one region of the Terriglobia bacterium genome:
- a CDS encoding nucleoside 2-deoxyribosyltransferase, translating into MFFYLAGSIEYSPDLGKGWRAQITPALKALGHEIYDPAEDEMKNLTAVEATEFRAWKQSDLQRFRRTIQKIIAYDLDLIEHQCDAIVCYWDQYAGRGAGTQGELTFAHRMGIPVYLICGMPVEHISGWLLGCATEVFASFEEFNEFMNSKLAALDA; encoded by the coding sequence ATGTTTTTCTATCTCGCAGGCTCCATCGAATACTCTCCCGATCTCGGCAAGGGCTGGCGCGCCCAGATCACTCCTGCGCTCAAGGCCCTGGGACATGAGATTTACGATCCCGCTGAGGACGAGATGAAAAATCTGACCGCCGTCGAGGCCACTGAGTTTCGCGCATGGAAGCAAAGCGACCTGCAACGCTTTCGCCGGACAATCCAGAAAATCATTGCCTATGATCTTGATCTGATCGAGCACCAATGTGACGCGATTGTCTGCTACTGGGACCAGTACGCCGGGCGAGGCGCAGGCACGCAGGGTGAGCTAACCTTCGCCCACCGCATGGGAATTCCAGTTTATTTAATCTGCGGGATGCCGGTGGAGCACATCAGCGGATGGCTGCTGGGTTGCGCCACGGAAGTTTTTGCAAGCTTTGAGGAATTTAACGAATTTATGAACAGCAAGCTGGCCGCCTTGGATGCCTGA